From one Amycolatopsis sp. FDAARGOS 1241 genomic stretch:
- a CDS encoding metallophosphoesterase, which translates to MPSLFATSDLHVTHEGNGPMLDRVVPDSPEDWLLVAGDVAERSSVIRATLATLRERFAKVVWVPGNHELWTTPKDESQLGGQARYEFLVEQCRELGVLTPEDEFPVWEHGPKPLTIAPLFVLYDYSWRTPGAEGKSIDEALAIARENGVVCTDEYFLHPDPFPSRQAWCAERLKISTERLDAIPAEHGTILMSHWPLHRHPTAPLHYPDFALWCGSSETEDWHLRYRAELAVYGHLHIPRTTSADGVRFEEVSLGYPREWSRRARGAVPIRKLLTAG; encoded by the coding sequence GTGCCGTCTCTCTTCGCCACCAGCGACCTCCACGTGACCCACGAGGGCAACGGCCCGATGCTCGACCGGGTCGTGCCCGACTCGCCGGAAGACTGGCTGCTCGTGGCGGGTGACGTCGCTGAACGCTCGTCGGTCATCCGCGCCACGCTCGCCACCCTGCGCGAGCGGTTCGCGAAGGTCGTGTGGGTGCCCGGCAACCACGAGCTGTGGACCACCCCGAAGGACGAGTCGCAGCTGGGCGGGCAGGCACGCTACGAGTTCCTGGTGGAGCAGTGCCGCGAGCTCGGCGTGCTGACCCCCGAGGACGAGTTCCCGGTGTGGGAGCACGGGCCGAAGCCGCTCACGATCGCGCCGCTGTTCGTGCTCTACGACTACAGCTGGCGCACGCCGGGGGCCGAGGGCAAGTCCATCGACGAGGCGCTCGCGATCGCCCGCGAGAACGGCGTGGTGTGCACGGACGAGTACTTCCTGCACCCCGACCCGTTCCCGAGCCGGCAGGCCTGGTGCGCCGAGCGGCTCAAGATCAGCACTGAACGGCTCGACGCGATCCCGGCCGAGCACGGCACGATCCTCATGTCGCACTGGCCGCTGCACCGGCACCCGACCGCACCGCTGCACTACCCCGATTTCGCGCTCTGGTGCGGCAGCAGCGAGACCGAGGACTGGCACCTGCGCTACCGCGCCGAACTCGCCGTGTACGGGCATCTGCACATCCCGCGCACCACGTCGGCCGACGGCGTCCGCTTCGAGGAGGTGTCGCTCGGTTACCCGCGTGAGTGGAGCCGCCGCGCTCGCGGAGCCGTGCCGATCCGCAAGCTGCTGACGGCGGGCTGA
- a CDS encoding phosphotriesterase → MPGDPRVRTVLGDVEPAELEVCDSHDHLFFASRLLPGQELDDVAAAEAELRAFAAAGGRAVVQWTPFGLNRRTADLVALSAVTGVHVVAATGFHRAEHYPPALVDRVADRLAELFVSDLFEGTPAGDEPDAERTGPRAGLIKVAGAFHVVDRHARWTMVAAAQAHHETGAPIAVHLELGTAAREVADLLCGELAVPPSRVILGHLNRNPDPRVLREVAATGVYLGFDGPSRANHATDWRLTDLLYELVTAGHTAQLLLGGDTTTAAARFSSGGGPGIPYLLTTLRPRLTRALGADAVESMLHRNPARAFAARWRR, encoded by the coding sequence GTGCCCGGCGATCCCCGCGTCCGCACCGTGCTCGGCGACGTCGAACCCGCCGAGCTCGAGGTGTGCGACTCCCACGACCACCTGTTCTTCGCGTCCCGGCTGCTCCCGGGCCAGGAGCTCGACGACGTCGCGGCGGCCGAGGCCGAACTGCGCGCCTTCGCCGCGGCCGGCGGGCGCGCCGTCGTGCAGTGGACGCCGTTCGGCCTCAACCGGCGCACGGCGGACCTCGTCGCGCTGTCGGCGGTCACGGGCGTGCACGTGGTGGCAGCGACCGGCTTCCACCGGGCCGAGCACTACCCGCCGGCCCTGGTCGACCGCGTCGCGGACCGGCTCGCGGAGCTGTTCGTGTCGGATCTGTTCGAGGGCACGCCCGCCGGTGACGAACCGGACGCCGAGCGCACCGGCCCGCGCGCCGGGCTGATCAAGGTGGCGGGCGCCTTCCACGTCGTCGACCGGCACGCGCGCTGGACCATGGTCGCCGCCGCGCAGGCCCACCACGAGACGGGCGCGCCCATCGCCGTGCACCTCGAACTGGGCACCGCGGCGCGGGAGGTCGCCGACCTGCTGTGCGGCGAGCTGGCCGTGCCGCCTTCGCGCGTGATCCTCGGTCACCTCAACCGCAACCCCGACCCGCGCGTGCTGCGCGAGGTCGCCGCCACCGGCGTCTACCTGGGCTTCGACGGTCCGTCCCGCGCGAACCACGCCACCGACTGGCGCCTGACCGACCTGCTCTACGAGCTCGTCACCGCGGGCCACACCGCCCAGCTCCTGCTCGGCGGCGACACCACCACCGCCGCGGCCCGCTTCTCCTCCGGCGGCGGTCCGGGCATCCCGTACCTGCTCACGACCCTGCGGCCCCGCCTCACCCGCGCGCTCGGCGCCGACGCGGTGGAATCGATGCTCCACCGCAACCCGGCACGCGCCTTCGCCGCCCGTTGGCGGCGCTGA
- a CDS encoding ParA family protein yields MQITSVVNQKGGVGKTSLSVGAAAALAERGRRVLLIDLDPQGHATTEMLGLAEVPDDAPSLAKALTKLWKGPIEELAVPHPRSNLGRGGAFDVVPTSPGMFDLIRRLDQFRVPGWQLARVIQFANYDHVVIDCPPALDVLTNNALAASHGILVPVQPDKTSIRALRLLSEQVRYVEQTTGRSPIAWFGIVPGLYRRPISHYASAALQEMTEFGVPLLSHVPLGVVMNEAAANGVPVTTYAPETLQALSFREIAETLDSYLGQNLGPTEVPADDEFVFEDFISEVAMTRNANDNGARKKLYDLMPKRPRPR; encoded by the coding sequence ATGCAGATCACCTCGGTGGTCAACCAGAAGGGCGGGGTCGGCAAGACCTCACTGAGCGTGGGCGCGGCGGCGGCGCTGGCCGAGCGCGGCCGGCGCGTGCTGCTGATCGACCTCGACCCGCAGGGCCACGCCACCACTGAAATGCTCGGCCTGGCCGAGGTGCCCGACGACGCACCCAGCCTCGCGAAGGCGCTCACGAAGCTGTGGAAGGGCCCGATCGAGGAACTCGCGGTGCCGCACCCGCGCAGCAACCTCGGCCGCGGCGGCGCGTTCGACGTGGTCCCGACGTCGCCGGGCATGTTCGACCTGATCCGCCGCCTGGACCAGTTCCGCGTGCCGGGCTGGCAGCTCGCCCGTGTGATCCAGTTCGCGAACTACGACCACGTGGTGATCGACTGCCCGCCGGCGCTCGACGTACTCACCAACAACGCGCTCGCGGCGTCGCACGGCATCCTGGTGCCCGTGCAGCCGGACAAGACGAGCATCCGCGCACTGCGGCTGCTGTCGGAGCAGGTTCGGTACGTGGAACAAACCACGGGCCGCTCGCCGATCGCGTGGTTCGGGATCGTGCCGGGCCTCTACCGCCGGCCGATTTCGCACTACGCGTCGGCGGCGCTGCAGGAGATGACCGAGTTCGGCGTGCCCCTGCTCTCGCACGTGCCGCTCGGGGTGGTCATGAACGAGGCGGCCGCGAACGGCGTGCCAGTGACCACGTACGCACCCGAGACGTTGCAGGCGCTGTCGTTCCGCGAGATCGCCGAGACGCTCGACAGCTACCTCGGCCAGAACCTCGGCCCCACCGAGGTGCCCGCCGACGACGAGTTCGTCTTCGAGGACTTCATCTCCGAGGTCGCGATGACCCGCAACGCCAACGACAACGGCGCGCGCAAGAAGCTCTACGACCTCATGCCGAAACGGCCGCGGCCTCGCTGA
- a CDS encoding HAD family phosphatase, with product MDGTLVDSEKLWDVALYECAEALGGTLSQEQRMTLVGSNMDATATFLLEVTGRDVTPESVAETGAWIRGRTAGLFDDALPWRPGAREALAAVKAAGLRSALVTSTERALTELALNTIGREFFDVTVCGDEVDGLNKPHPRPYLKAAELLGVPAHRCVAVEDSPPGAESAARAGCAVLVIPNDVEVPEGERRVFRGSLVGVDVPVLAGLLSGM from the coding sequence ATGGACGGCACGCTCGTCGATTCAGAAAAGCTCTGGGACGTCGCGCTCTACGAATGCGCGGAAGCGCTCGGGGGGACGCTGTCGCAAGAGCAGCGGATGACGCTCGTCGGGTCCAACATGGACGCCACCGCCACCTTCCTGCTCGAGGTGACCGGCCGGGACGTCACCCCGGAATCCGTCGCCGAGACCGGCGCGTGGATCCGCGGCCGCACCGCGGGCCTGTTCGACGACGCGCTGCCCTGGCGCCCCGGCGCTCGCGAGGCGCTGGCCGCGGTCAAAGCGGCCGGCCTGCGGTCCGCGCTGGTCACGTCCACGGAACGCGCGCTCACGGAGCTGGCGCTGAACACGATCGGGCGCGAGTTCTTCGACGTCACGGTGTGCGGCGACGAGGTCGACGGCCTCAACAAGCCTCACCCGCGGCCCTACCTCAAGGCCGCCGAGTTGCTCGGCGTGCCGGCGCACCGCTGCGTCGCCGTGGAGGACTCGCCACCAGGCGCGGAGTCGGCCGCCCGCGCGGGCTGCGCCGTGCTCGTGATCCCGAACGACGTCGAGGTCCCGGAGGGGGAACGGCGCGTGTTCCGCGGCTCGCTCGTCGGCGTCGACGTGCCGGTGCTCGCCGGGTTGCTGTCCGGAATGTGA
- the hisG gene encoding ATP phosphoribosyltransferase, producing MLRVAVPNKGALAAAAAEMLSEAGYRKRHDGRDLTVLDPVNEVEFFFLRPKDIAIYVGSGELDLGITGRDLALDSGAPVEEVLALGFGGSTFRYAAPAGKDWKPADLQGKRLATSYPRLVREDLKRHGVEAEVIRLDGAVEISIQLGVADAIADVVESGRSLRQHNLVAFGDPICVSEAVLLQRAGSDAAKAKTQLAARLRGVVFAQQYMMLDYDCPRSLLEQAIAITPGLESPTVAPLAEDDWVAVRAMVPRKEVNRIMDELAETGAKAVLASDIRSCRL from the coding sequence ATGCTGCGTGTTGCCGTGCCGAACAAGGGAGCCCTCGCCGCGGCGGCGGCCGAGATGCTTTCCGAGGCGGGCTACCGCAAGCGACATGACGGGCGTGACCTGACGGTGCTCGACCCGGTCAACGAGGTCGAGTTCTTCTTCCTGCGACCCAAGGACATCGCGATCTACGTCGGCTCCGGCGAGCTGGACCTCGGCATCACCGGCCGCGACCTCGCGCTCGACTCGGGCGCGCCGGTCGAAGAGGTGCTCGCGCTCGGGTTCGGCGGCTCGACGTTCCGGTACGCCGCCCCGGCGGGCAAGGACTGGAAGCCCGCCGACCTGCAGGGCAAGCGGCTGGCCACCTCGTACCCGCGCCTGGTCCGTGAAGACCTCAAGCGCCACGGCGTGGAGGCCGAGGTGATCCGGCTCGACGGAGCCGTCGAGATCTCGATCCAGCTCGGTGTGGCCGACGCGATCGCCGACGTGGTCGAGTCCGGCCGGTCGCTGCGCCAGCACAACCTGGTGGCCTTCGGCGACCCGATCTGCGTGTCCGAGGCGGTGCTGCTGCAGCGTGCGGGCAGCGACGCGGCGAAGGCGAAGACCCAGCTCGCGGCCCGGTTGCGCGGCGTGGTGTTCGCGCAGCAGTACATGATGCTCGACTACGACTGCCCGCGGTCGCTGCTGGAGCAGGCCATCGCGATCACACCCGGCCTGGAATCGCCCACCGTCGCGCCGCTCGCGGAAGACGACTGGGTGGCGGTGCGGGCGATGGTGCCGCGCAAGGAGGTCAACCGCATCATGGACGAGCTCGCCGAGACCGGCGCCAAGGCCGTCCTGGCCTCCGACATCCGCTCCTGCCGGCTGTAA
- a CDS encoding PAC2 family protein yields MSEPVDETQRPADPDRARPETNRPLMVVAFEGWNDAGDAASRAIEHLQLNWDATPLAELEPDDYYDFQVSRPTIRMVDGVTRQVDWPTTRLSICRPEGLDRDVVLVQGPEPNMRWRAFCAELLEHIMQLDVDTVVALGALLADTAHTRPVPVTGTAYDKDTAGRFRLELNNYQGPTGIVGVLQDYCVQAGIPAVSIWAAVPHYVSHPPSPKATLALLHKLEDVLDVEIPLGALPEQAEEWQRTVSEMADEDEEISEYVRSLEERGDAETDFTMEEVSGDKIAAEFERYLRRRRPGQEGGGFGLR; encoded by the coding sequence GTGAGTGAGCCAGTCGACGAGACCCAGCGACCCGCTGACCCGGATCGCGCCCGCCCGGAAACGAACCGCCCCCTGATGGTGGTGGCCTTCGAAGGCTGGAACGACGCTGGTGACGCGGCCAGCCGCGCGATCGAGCACCTGCAGCTGAACTGGGACGCCACCCCGCTGGCCGAGCTGGAGCCGGACGACTACTACGACTTCCAGGTCAGCCGCCCGACGATCCGCATGGTCGACGGCGTGACCCGGCAGGTGGACTGGCCGACCACGCGGCTGTCGATCTGCCGGCCGGAGGGCCTGGACCGCGACGTGGTGCTGGTCCAGGGCCCGGAGCCGAACATGCGGTGGCGGGCGTTCTGCGCGGAGCTGCTCGAGCACATCATGCAGCTCGACGTCGACACGGTGGTCGCGCTCGGCGCGCTGCTGGCCGACACCGCCCACACGCGCCCCGTTCCGGTCACCGGCACCGCCTACGACAAGGACACGGCCGGGCGGTTCCGCCTCGAGCTGAACAACTACCAGGGCCCGACCGGCATCGTCGGCGTGCTGCAGGACTACTGCGTGCAGGCCGGCATCCCCGCCGTGTCGATCTGGGCGGCGGTGCCGCACTACGTGTCGCACCCGCCGTCGCCGAAGGCGACCCTGGCGCTGCTGCACAAGCTCGAGGACGTGCTCGACGTCGAGATCCCGCTGGGCGCCCTGCCCGAGCAGGCCGAGGAGTGGCAGCGGACCGTCAGCGAAATGGCCGACGAGGACGAGGAGATCAGCGAGTACGTTCGCAGCCTCGAGGAACGCGGCGACGCCGAAACCGATTTCACCATGGAGGAGGTCTCCGGCGACAAGATCGCGGCCGAGTTCGAGCGGTACCTGCGCCGGCGCCGCCCGGGCCAGGAAGGCGGCGGCTTCGGCCTCCGCTGA
- a CDS encoding phosphoribosyl-ATP diphosphatase — protein MKTFDELFAELAERARTRPDGSGTVVALDAGVHAQGKKVLEEAGEVWIAAEHESDDRLAEEISQLLYRVQVLMLGRGISTEDVYRYL, from the coding sequence GTGAAGACCTTCGATGAGCTGTTCGCGGAGCTTGCCGAGCGCGCCCGCACCCGTCCCGACGGGTCCGGCACCGTCGTCGCCCTCGACGCCGGGGTGCACGCGCAGGGCAAGAAGGTGCTCGAGGAAGCCGGCGAGGTGTGGATCGCTGCGGAGCACGAGTCCGACGATCGCCTCGCCGAGGAGATCTCGCAACTGCTGTACCGGGTCCAGGTGCTTATGCTCGGCCGGGGGATCTCGACCGAGGACGTGTACCGCTACCTGTGA
- a CDS encoding thioesterase family protein codes for MADAFYVPLGDERYAATEHTSGPWAPGAQHFGPPSALLVRGLERLEAPHPSLIARVTVDILGPAPVAELAQRSWVERPGRSVELLRSELSAGGKLVARATAWRIATSDTSAVATDAGPLLPSADAGTETAFPEDWTGGYLNAVEWRAVRGGISAPGPAAVWGRQRVPLVDGEEPTGLQRLFAIADSGNGVSHFLPGREWLFINSELTVHLRRVPEGEWIGLDAVSLVGPHGVGTATSTLHDDSGPVGTGAQALLIRPRQAEGG; via the coding sequence ATGGCCGACGCGTTCTACGTCCCCCTCGGTGACGAGCGCTACGCCGCCACGGAGCACACCAGCGGGCCCTGGGCGCCGGGTGCGCAGCACTTCGGGCCGCCGTCCGCACTGCTCGTGCGCGGGCTGGAGCGGCTCGAGGCGCCGCACCCTTCGCTCATCGCGCGGGTGACCGTCGACATCCTCGGTCCGGCGCCCGTCGCCGAGCTCGCCCAGCGCTCGTGGGTCGAGCGGCCTGGCCGCTCCGTCGAGCTGCTCCGGTCGGAGCTGTCGGCCGGCGGGAAGCTCGTCGCGCGGGCGACCGCGTGGCGCATCGCCACCTCGGACACCTCGGCGGTCGCCACCGACGCGGGGCCGCTGCTGCCGAGCGCCGATGCCGGCACCGAAACGGCGTTCCCGGAAGACTGGACCGGCGGCTACCTGAACGCGGTCGAGTGGCGCGCCGTGCGGGGCGGGATCTCCGCGCCGGGGCCGGCCGCGGTGTGGGGCAGGCAGCGTGTGCCGCTCGTCGACGGCGAGGAACCGACCGGGCTGCAGCGGCTGTTCGCGATCGCGGACTCCGGCAACGGCGTGTCGCACTTCCTGCCCGGTCGTGAGTGGTTGTTCATCAACTCGGAGCTCACGGTCCACCTGCGCCGCGTGCCCGAGGGCGAGTGGATCGGCCTCGACGCGGTCTCGCTGGTCGGGCCACACGGCGTCGGCACCGCTACGAGTACCCTGCACGACGATTCCGGTCCGGTCGGCACCGGCGCGCAGGCTCTGCTCATCCGGCCGCGACAGGCCGAAGGCGGATAA
- a CDS encoding MFS transporter, translated as MRALLGMPSFVRLWVAAFFSESAEWMLQVALPVFLFATTGSAATTALSVVLGLLPAVLLSPVAGVVADRWNRRAVLAVVCAGQAVVALPLLAGSGVPVAVVYVVMAAQAALASVFEPARNALVPQLVGVAEVTGANGLMSVIGSVARLAGGWAGGALLGWGGLGRVVLGYLAALAIAAVLLARPFPGRAVPRGAARREPVSGGWFAGLRDLTRDRRLRATGVATVLTSVAQGMFLVLFVVFVLEVLGGSEADAGLLRGVQAIGGLAAGVALASLARRVPGAQLLAWGALAVGLISALIWNLAAVTTTLGVYVGLFAVAGGPAVVTGAGLLAHVQSVAAPARAGRVLSTVFAVMAAGQAAGSLLAGALVAVTGPALLLDVQASVYVLAALVLLGRGKGRFGGSAGPGLATVEECRLSSPPATST; from the coding sequence GTGAGAGCGCTGCTGGGGATGCCGTCGTTCGTCCGGCTGTGGGTCGCGGCGTTCTTCAGCGAATCGGCCGAGTGGATGCTGCAGGTCGCGCTGCCGGTGTTCCTGTTCGCGACGACCGGTTCGGCCGCGACGACGGCGCTGAGCGTGGTGCTGGGCCTGCTGCCGGCGGTGCTGCTGAGTCCCGTCGCCGGTGTCGTCGCGGATCGCTGGAACCGGCGGGCGGTGCTGGCCGTCGTGTGTGCCGGCCAGGCGGTCGTGGCGCTGCCGCTGCTCGCCGGCTCGGGCGTGCCGGTCGCCGTGGTGTACGTCGTGATGGCCGCGCAGGCCGCGCTGGCGTCGGTGTTCGAGCCCGCGCGCAACGCGCTGGTGCCGCAGCTCGTCGGGGTCGCGGAGGTGACCGGTGCCAACGGCCTGATGAGCGTGATCGGCAGCGTCGCGCGGCTGGCAGGCGGCTGGGCCGGCGGCGCGCTGCTGGGCTGGGGCGGGCTCGGCCGGGTGGTGCTCGGTTACCTCGCGGCGCTGGCGATCGCCGCGGTGTTGCTCGCTCGGCCGTTCCCCGGCAGGGCGGTCCCCCGTGGGGCCGCGCGCCGGGAGCCGGTTTCCGGCGGCTGGTTCGCCGGCCTGCGGGACCTCACGCGTGACCGGCGCCTGCGGGCCACGGGTGTCGCGACGGTGCTCACCTCCGTGGCGCAGGGCATGTTCCTGGTGCTGTTCGTGGTCTTCGTGCTCGAGGTTCTCGGCGGCAGCGAGGCCGATGCGGGGTTGCTGCGCGGAGTGCAAGCGATCGGCGGGCTCGCCGCCGGCGTCGCGCTCGCCTCGCTCGCCCGGCGCGTACCGGGCGCGCAGTTGCTCGCGTGGGGCGCGCTGGCGGTCGGACTCATCTCGGCGCTGATCTGGAACCTGGCGGCGGTCACGACCACGCTCGGCGTGTACGTGGGCCTGTTCGCGGTGGCGGGCGGGCCCGCGGTGGTCACCGGCGCTGGGCTGCTGGCTCACGTGCAGAGCGTCGCCGCGCCCGCGCGGGCCGGCCGGGTGCTGAGCACGGTGTTCGCTGTCATGGCGGCGGGTCAGGCGGCCGGTTCGCTGCTCGCGGGCGCGCTGGTCGCCGTGACCGGGCCTGCGCTGCTGCTCGACGTGCAGGCGAGCGTCTACGTGCTGGCTGCGCTGGTGCTGCTGGGGCGGGGTAAGGGCCGGTTCGGGGGATCTGCCGGTCCCGGACTGGCTACGGTGGAGGAGTGCCGTCTCTCTTCGCCACCAGCGACCTCCACGTGA
- a CDS encoding RecB family exonuclease — MPDTATVTTPPETGDEPVRRRPALSPSRASDFKQCPLLYRFRAVDRLPEVPTKAQVRGTLVHAVLERLFSLPAGERVAPRAKDLLGPTWEELSAASPEWTDQLFAGEDAEETGKWLASAEKLLDAYFELEDPRRLEPEACELHVEIELGSGVLLRGYIDRVDVAPTGEIRVVDYKTGAAPREIGEAKAMFQMKFYAVVLWRLRGVVPRQLKLMYLTDGQSLAYTPDEAELVRFEHTLEAIWQAILKAGKTGDFRPNPGKLCSWCDHQAHCPEFGGTPPEYPGWPEPDGGEESALDRAD, encoded by the coding sequence ATGCCCGACACCGCTACAGTCACCACCCCACCGGAAACCGGTGACGAGCCCGTCCGGAGACGTCCGGCGCTGTCGCCTTCGCGTGCGAGCGACTTCAAGCAGTGCCCGTTGCTCTACCGCTTCCGTGCGGTCGACCGGTTGCCCGAGGTTCCCACGAAGGCGCAGGTGCGGGGCACACTCGTGCACGCCGTGCTGGAGCGGCTGTTCTCGCTGCCCGCGGGCGAGCGGGTGGCACCGCGGGCGAAGGACCTGCTGGGGCCCACGTGGGAAGAGCTGTCGGCGGCGAGTCCGGAGTGGACCGACCAGCTGTTCGCCGGTGAGGACGCCGAGGAGACCGGCAAGTGGCTGGCGTCGGCGGAGAAGCTGCTGGACGCGTACTTCGAGCTGGAGGACCCGCGTCGGCTGGAGCCGGAGGCGTGTGAGCTGCACGTGGAGATCGAGCTGGGCTCCGGTGTGCTGTTGCGGGGCTACATCGATCGCGTCGACGTCGCGCCCACCGGCGAGATCCGGGTGGTGGACTACAAGACCGGGGCCGCGCCGCGCGAGATCGGCGAGGCCAAGGCGATGTTCCAGATGAAGTTCTACGCCGTGGTGCTGTGGCGGTTGCGCGGCGTCGTGCCGCGCCAGCTGAAGCTGATGTACCTCACCGACGGCCAGTCGCTCGCCTACACACCCGACGAGGCGGAGCTGGTGCGGTTCGAGCACACGCTCGAGGCGATCTGGCAGGCGATCCTCAAGGCGGGCAAGACGGGTGACTTCAGGCCCAATCCCGGCAAGCTCTGTTCGTGGTGCGACCACCAGGCGCACTGCCCGGAGTTCGGTGGCACGCCCCCGGAGTACCCCGGCTGGCCGGAGCCGGATGGCGGCGAAGAGTCCGCGCTGGACCGGGCCGACTGA